The following coding sequences lie in one Zingiber officinale cultivar Zhangliang chromosome 2B, Zo_v1.1, whole genome shotgun sequence genomic window:
- the LOC122049471 gene encoding cytochrome P450 709B1-like, with the protein MFLWRPYVVTKAFGKQGVRGPPYELWFGSLREIQSIRRAAMEVVLDIDAHDITTRVLPHFGKWIAEYGETFLFWVGAQPLVCISQPEMVRQVLARKFGFYSRLAPSPEALALVGKGLVYIEGAEWVRHRRVVNPAFSMDKLKLLTTTMADCVKLMLEGWQEAAREGKEVEVSEQFQVVTADVISHTAFGSSFKEGKELFLAQKQMLNLVTQNFLNVNFPGSRYVPSKKNLQTLKLKKRIRGMFMNIIEDRLARRDAGCSSNDLLGLLLESEKVQAGDQKLNMEEIIDECKTFFLAGHETTSHLLTWTMFLLSSNPDWQQKLREEVDEVCGLEVPNADMISNLKLMTLVLLESLRLYSPIVLLRRKAAKDMILGNIKIMKGTLLMMPISIIHRNKEIWGADANEFNPLRFKNGISKAAKNPNAFLTFSIGPRACIGQNFAMLEAKTVMAMILQRFSFSLSPNYKHVPIDSATVVVPQYGLPIVLKALH; encoded by the exons ATGTTCTTGTGGCGCCCGTACGTGGTAACGAAAGCTTTCGGCAAACAAGGGGTGAGAGGCCCTCCCTACGAGCTTTGGTTCGGGTCACTGAGGGAAATCCAAAGCATAAGAAGGGCTGCAATGGAGGTCGTCTTGGACATCGACGCCCATGATATCACCACCAGAGTCCTCCCCCACTTTGGCAAATGGATAGCAGAATACG GCGAGACGTTTTTGTTTTGGGTCGGAGCGCAGCCATTGGTGTGCATCAGCCAGCCGGAGATGGTGAGGCAAGTCCTGGCGAGAAAGTTTGGCTTTTATTCGAGGCTCGCTCCGTCGCCAGAGGCGCTGGCATTGGTCGGCAAGGGGCTGGTGTATATAGAAGGGGCGGAATGGGTGAGGCATCGGCGAGTCGTCAACCCTGCTTTCTCCATGGATAAACTCAAG TTACTGACTACGACAATGGCCGACTGTGTCAAGCTGATGTTAGAAGGATGGCAAGAAGCTGCCAGAGAAGGAAAGGAAGTAGAAGTGTCTGAACAATTCCAAGTGGTGACAGCTGATGTGATTTCTCATACTGCTTTCGGAAGCAGTTTTAAGGAGGGCAAGGAACTATTTCTAGCACAGAAACAGATGCTGAACCTCGTCACACAAAATTTTCTCAATGTTAACTTTCCCGGATCCAG GTATGTTCCGAGCAAGAAGAACCTCCAGACCTTGAAACTGAAGAAGAGAATAAGGGGCATGTTCATGAACATCATAGAAGATCGTCTGGCTCGTAGGGATGCTGGCTGTAGCAGTAATGACCTACTTGGATTACTGTTGGAATCTGAGAAAGTGCAAGCCGGCGATCAGAAGCTGAACATGGAGGAGATCATTGATGAGTGCAAGACGTTCTTCTTGGCCGGCCATGAGACCACTTCTCACTTGCTAACTTGGACAATGTTCTTGCTCAGCTCAAACCCTGACTGGCAGCAGAAGCTCAGGGAGGAGGTGGACGAGGTGTGCGGGTTGGAAGTCCCAAATGCAGACATGATCAGCAATTTAAAGCTG ATGACTCTTGTTCTCCTCGAGAGCTTGCGGCTTTATAGCCCGATAGTGTTGCTGAGAAGAAAGGCTGCTAAAGATATGATACTAGGGAACATTAAGATCATGAAGGGCACCCTATTGATGATGCCAATATCAATAATTCACAGGAACAAAGAGATATGGGGAGCTGATGCGAACGAGTTCAATCCACTTAGATTCAAGAATGGGATCAGTAAGGCTGCCAAGAATCCTAATGCATTTCTCACATTTTCAATCGGGCCAAGAGCATGTATAGGCCAAAACTTTGCCATGTTGGAAGCAAAGACGGTGATGGCAATGATACTCCAGAGGTTTTCATTTAGTTTATCACCCAACTACAAGCACGTACCCATCGATTCGGCTACCGTTGTGGTGCCTCAGTATGGTCTTCCAATTGTTCTCAAGGCTCTACATTAA